The genomic region AACACCCCAACCGTTCTAAACAGTGGTTTTTTTGAAGCACAGTTCTGGGATGGTCGTGAACCAGATCTTGAAGGGCAAGCGCTTGGCCCTATCGAAGCCGATGTCGAAATGGCGATGGATCTTGAAATGGCACTGGAACGCTTAACGGAATTTGATCTCTACCAGGAAAAATTTGCTGAAGCCTACCCTGACGACGAAGATCCAATCAGTGCCGATAACCTAGCCAAAGCGCTTGCCTCCTTCCAGCGCACACTTAATACACCAAATTCGCCGTTTGACCGCTACTTACGCGGTGACCTAAACGCCATTAGCGATCAAGCAAAGGATGGCATGGCAGCGTTTGTAAATAATGGGTGTATCGCTTGCCACAGTGGACCAGCACTAACAGATAGCCGTTTCCACGCAATCCAGGTGCCAGGCTCTACAGACCTAGGCCGCTACGTGGTGACAGGGGAAGAGAGCGACAAATACCGTTTTAAAACACCTACGCTTCGAAACGTCGCCGTTACCTACCCCTATATGAATAACGGTGCTACTGAAACGCTAGAGCAAGCGGTCGCCATCATGGGAGAAGAGATGCTAGGCCGCGAATTTGATGATGCCACGATTAGCGACATTACTGCGTTTTTGCATACGCTCACAGGCGAAATGCCTGACTTCGAAATCCCTGCACTACCCTAGTGCTGATAAGATAATGAACTATACAACTGCCGGCCTTGCGCCGGCAGTTGGCTTCCATGCATATAATTTATGCATTCATTAAACGCTGCATCAGTAATTCACGGCGCGCTTCCGTTGTGAATGCTTCTTCGATCGCATGACGATTTAGCGTACGAAAAACATCTTCGTCCCAGCCAAATGCTTCAGCACACGCTAAATGGTTTGTAAGTAAACCACCTCCAAAATACGCTGGATCATCTGAACTGATCGTCACTTTTAATCCTTCCGATAGCAACCTAGGGAGCGGGTGGTCGCTTAATTGCTCAACCACTTTCAGGCTAACGTTTGAGAGCGGGCAGACGGTTAGTACCGTCTGCTGCTCTCGAAGGCGTTGAATAACAGCGTCACTCTCCAAACAGCGCACACCATGATCAATACGCTGCACATCAAGTATATCGAGCGCCTCAACAATATAGTCAGCTGGGCCCTCCTCACCTGCATGAGCCACACGCACTAAGCCGACATCCTTCGCACGCGCAAACAGTGTTTGAAACTTGGAGGGTGGGTTATCACGCTCCGCACTATCTAAGCCAATCGCGTCAAGAAACTTCCAATAGGGAGCAGCCTGCTCAAAAACGTGCAACGCTTCATCCTCTGGACGATCCCGAAGGAATGCCATGATCATGCCAACAGACAAATCTAGCGACTTTTCAGCATCATCTTTCGCTTGTAACAGACCTGCCATCACAACTTCAAGCGGAACCCCGCGCTGCAAGTGCGCTTGTGGGTCAAAGTGCATATCGATATGCACCACGCCCTCTTCTCGTGCTCGTTTAAAGTAATCCATCGCCAAATCATAAAAGTCCTGCTTATTGCGCAGTACATCCATGCCCTGGTAATAGAGATTTAAAAATCCCTGTAGATCATCAAACTGATAAGCAGCTTTGACATCTTCAACCGTTGCATAAGGCAGCTTGATATTATTCCTCTGCGCAAGCTCAAACATGAGTTCAGGCTCAAGAGAGCCTTCAATATGCAGATGTAGCTCTACTTTTGGAAGCTGGCGTAAAAATTCATGCATATCGAACTCCTTGTGGATCGCTTAAGTCACTGAGCTATTGATGCTAGTATCAGTAATTAGCTGACCTTCATCAAGCCGCCAGTAATATT from Halomonas sp. 7T harbors:
- a CDS encoding cytochrome-c peroxidase, yielding MKMTQKILPGIIASAALISTGAVVAEDGFEDYRARFEALPYLPPIPASNSLSEEKVELGNMLFFEPRISSSGVISCATCHNPALGWADRIPRAVGHDGQVGERNTPTVLNSGFFEAQFWDGREPDLEGQALGPIEADVEMAMDLEMALERLTEFDLYQEKFAEAYPDDEDPISADNLAKALASFQRTLNTPNSPFDRYLRGDLNAISDQAKDGMAAFVNNGCIACHSGPALTDSRFHAIQVPGSTDLGRYVVTGEESDKYRFKTPTLRNVAVTYPYMNNGATETLEQAVAIMGEEMLGREFDDATISDITAFLHTLTGEMPDFEIPALP
- a CDS encoding adenosine deaminase, coding for MHEFLRQLPKVELHLHIEGSLEPELMFELAQRNNIKLPYATVEDVKAAYQFDDLQGFLNLYYQGMDVLRNKQDFYDLAMDYFKRAREEGVVHIDMHFDPQAHLQRGVPLEVVMAGLLQAKDDAEKSLDLSVGMIMAFLRDRPEDEALHVFEQAAPYWKFLDAIGLDSAERDNPPSKFQTLFARAKDVGLVRVAHAGEEGPADYIVEALDILDVQRIDHGVRCLESDAVIQRLREQQTVLTVCPLSNVSLKVVEQLSDHPLPRLLSEGLKVTISSDDPAYFGGGLLTNHLACAEAFGWDEDVFRTLNRHAIEEAFTTEARRELLMQRLMNA